Sequence from the Caballeronia sp. SL2Y3 genome:
CTCGCTGAACTGGCGGACCGCGCGGAAAAGGTGCTGACTCGCGCGTTCGTCGCGGGGCCGCGCGCGAGTACGCGGCGATACCGTGCGCAGAGCACAGCGCTCTCGCGGTTTCGCATCGGTATTCATTTAAAGAAGAAGGAGGAATTGCAGACCATGGCGCGCGTATTGAAGCAACGTTCGCAAGCGCGCAAGGCAGCTATGGAATCGGATATGCAAGGACGTGCGATATGAAGTCGACAGATACATCGGCCGGAGCACCGGAACAGTCTGCGGGGCAAGCTGCTGTACAGACTGCGACGCCCAGCCTGAGCTACCAAATAGAAGCCATCGCTGCATTTCTGAAAGACGCCGGCGAGGGCGTGAAGGCATCGAAGAACGACCGCGTGGCGCTCGCGCGTCTCGACCCGGAAGCCGAGGAACTCACCACCGCGCAAATCGCCGCGCTCACCCACGCCGCAGAGCGCGCGAAGCTGGACACCATTCACTGGAGTCTCGACCGATGGCGCCGATGGGCGTTCATCGCATACGGCATCGCGCTTGCCGGGCACGATCGGGGCGCGGAGAGCGGCGGCATCGGCGCGAATCTTGGCCGGCAACTCGCGACGGCCGGTGTGTCGGAGGCGCGCGTGACGCGGCTGCTCGACGCGCGCGGAACGGTGTTCTTCCAGTTGCTGCGCCGTGTCCTTCGCTTGTTGGCGAGCAAAAGCGTGAAACCGAACTGGGTACAACTCGCGAGGCTCGTCCTGAACGAGGGCGCGCGCGATGACAAGGGACGGCGTATCGCTGAGAAGACTCGCCTCGATATCGCGCATGGGTTCTTCTCGGCGATGCCCAGCGAATCGCGGGACGAGTGAAGGGCGGTATCCGGTGGCAACAACGTTCGACAAGTTTAGGACAATGAAATGACGTATCCGCGCTTTATTCAGATTCACACGCTGCACAGCTATTCCGCCGCCTTGCTCAACCGCGACGATTCGGGCATGGCCAAGCGGCTGCCTATGGGCGATGCCATTCGCACGCGCATTTCGTCGCAATGCTTGAAACGGCACTGGCGAGTTGCGGAAGACCGTTATGCGCTCTCGACGCTCGGCGTTCCGATGGCCGTCCGTTCGCGGGAAACGCTCGCGCTGGTCCGCGACGAGTTGGTCAAGAACGGCGTCTCTGAGGCGTTGGCTCAGACAGCCGTCGAAGCGTTGCGCTTCGGCGGTCTTCTGGACAAAGCCGGCAAGCCCCGCAAGGGAGACGAAGCGGTCAAGACAGGTCAGGCGGTGCTGCTCGGCACGGCGGAGATCAACTACCTGGTCGAACGTTGCACGGCCCTTGCGCGCGAGCATCAGGACGAAGACGGCCTCAAGGCGGCAGTCGCTGCTTTTCTGAAGAGCGAAGCCGCCAATATCGTTGCGCTCAAGCATGGCAGCGGTCTCGAATCGGCGTTGTTCGGGCGCATGGTGACGTCCGATGTGCTCGCTCAGCGCGATGCCGCTGTGTACGTCGCACATGCGTTCACGGTCCACGAGGCGCAGGTGGAGAACGACTACTTCACCGTTGTCGACGACCTTCTTCGCGAAGCCGGCGAGCAAGGTTCCGCAGGCCTCTTCGATACCGAACTGGCATCTGGCCTCTACTACGGTTACGTCGTCGTGGACATTCCGCAACTGGTGGCGAATCTGGAAGGCATCGCCGCGAGCGAGTGCTTCAATGCATCGCCGGACCGGCGCGAGCTTGCTGCTCAGGTCGTGCATCACCTCTTGCATCTGATTGCTACCGTCAGCCCCGGCGCCAAACGCGGATCGACCGCTCCTTTCGGCTATGCGAATCTCATGCTGGTCGAGACGGGAGACTGGCAGCCGCGCAGCCTGAGCGCGGCCTTCGAAACCGCGTTGCCGTTGAAGGGCCATGACATACGAAACGCCGCTGTCGATCGCATCGCGCAGGAATTGAAGAAGCACGATGCCGCATACGGCGCGCTGGACCGAGGCTTTGTCGCTCTCAATCCCGCCGATATTCCGAACGCCAAGCACTTTTCGCTGGATAAGCTCGCGAATTGGGTGCAGACGCGCATCGTCAAGGGCGCGTGAGATGCGGCGTCACATGTTGATGCGCCTGCGTGCGCCGCTCGTCGCGTTCGGAGGCGAGGCAATCGACAGGTACGGCGTGATCCGCGATTTCCCGGCGCTATCGATGATTACCGGCATGATCGCGAACGCACTCGGTTGGGATCGCGGCGAATGCGGGAAACATGATCGCCTTCAGACGCGTCTCCTGATGGGAACGCGGCTGGACAATTCCGGCGAGCGGCTCTGCGACTTCCAGACGGCTCAGATCTCGAGGAAAGATAGCGGCTGGACGTGGCGAGGCATTCCCGAGTCGCGCGATGGCGGCGAGGATACCTACAAAAGCCCGCACCTGCGATACCGCGACTACCACGCCGGCCTTGATGCGCTGGTCGCATTGCGGCTCGAACCCGCCGACGAGTCGCCCACGCTCGCCGACATCGCTCGCGCGCTCGACCGGCCGCAGCGTCCGCTTTTTATCGGACGCAAACCATGCTTGCCGTCCACGCGCGTGTTCGCCGGTTTCATCGACGCCGAGCATGTGCTCGATGCGCTGCTGCGCGCGCCCTTGCCTCCAGGCACGCCCGATGACGCCTTCCGCATTCAATGGCCGAAAGACGAAGGCACGGTGCCTGAGGGAAAGACAGAGGCGCTCGACGTCTGCGACGAGCGCAACTGGACGAGCGGCGTGCATGGCGGATGGCGTCCCGTTCTGGAAATGAGCGCGAAGCGGGCATCGTTCGTCGAACATCCATCGATATCGCCGGAATTCTCGTATGACCGCGCTTAATCTCATTCACTGTCAGCCCGATCCGCAGAAGTTCGGGCTGTGGGCATCGCGGCATGGCGTGCTGCCGTCCGGCGGCGATCTCGGCTACGCATTGCACGCGGCGCTGCACGCAGTCTTCGGTCCGCTTGCGCCCAAGCCTTTCTATTACCGCGACGCGCGCGCCGGGCTGATCGCCTATTCCCAACACTCCGCGCAGGCGTTGCGGGAGGCGAGCGCGCTCTGCGCCGCGCCCGAACTTGCTGATGCACTCGGCCTCGATGCAGGCCCGCGTAGCGCGGGCCTCAACATCCGCGCGTTTCCGACGCAATGGCAGGCGGGGCGCGTGCTGGGCTTCGAAGTGCGCGTGCGGCCCACGCGCCGCCGCGAGCGCGTTGACGAGAAAAAAGTCAGCGAACGCGCCGACGAGAAAAAAGCCCGCGAACGCGATGCGTTCCTGGTCGCGTGCTCGCAAAGACCCGAAGACGACGATCTGCGACGCGAGGCCGTCTACGCCGAATGGCTGAACGAACAGTTCCGGTCGACTGGAGCGGCCAGTCTGGTCGAAGCTCGCATGACGCGGTTCCAGCTCAGGCCGGTGCTTCGTCGCACGCAAGCCGTTTCCGGCGACGGCACGCCTCGGCAGTCACGTTCCATTGACGGCCCCGATGCGGTGTTCACCGGACACTTGCGCGTCGAAGAGTCGGATGCCTTCGCTCGGCTGCTTGCGCGCGGCGTCGGACGACATCGCGCGTTCGGGTTCGGCATGTTGGTGCTGAAGCCCGCGTCTATCGACGGTTGATCGCGCAGGCGCGACATGCTGAAGGGGCGGCTCCCGCTCGACACGTCGCGGGTGCCGCATGGGGATCGCCATGGGCTGCTGTGGCTGGAGCGCGGCGAACTCAGCGTCATCGATGGGTGCCTGCATTTCACGAGCGGGCAATACGTCGATCAGATTCCGCATCAGTCGGTATCCATGATTCTGCTCGGCCCGGGCGGCAGCGTGACGCACGACGCACTGCGTTTGCTCGCGCGCCACGGCACCGTGCTTGCCGCAGTCGGCGCGAGCGGGGTGCGCAGTTACACCGCGTTGCCGCTCATGCCGGATCGCTCGGACGTCGCGCGGCGGCAAGCCGAGCTGTGGAGCAGCGCGCGCCGACGCCTGGCCGTTGCGCGGCACATGTATGCGCTGCGGCTGGGCGAGGTGTTGCCGCATCGCGATCTGGATACGCTGCGCGGCATCGAAGGGGCGCGCGTGAAGACGATTTATCGGCTACGCGCCCAGCAATTCGGCATCGATTGGAATGGACGGCACTACGACCGCGCGAATCCGGATGCCGCCGATCTTGCCAATCAGGCCATCAATCACGCGGCGACGGCGGTCCAGGCGGCCGCGGCCATCGCCGTGCAGGCGCTGGCGGCGGTGCCGCAGTTGGGGTTCATCCACGAGGATTCGGGTCAGGCATTCGTTCTGGATATCGCTGATCTTTTCCGCGATGACG
This genomic interval carries:
- the casB gene encoding type I-E CRISPR-associated protein Cse2/CasB; the protein is MKSTDTSAGAPEQSAGQAAVQTATPSLSYQIEAIAAFLKDAGEGVKASKNDRVALARLDPEAEELTTAQIAALTHAAERAKLDTIHWSLDRWRRWAFIAYGIALAGHDRGAESGGIGANLGRQLATAGVSEARVTRLLDARGTVFFQLLRRVLRLLASKSVKPNWVQLARLVLNEGARDDKGRRIAEKTRLDIAHGFFSAMPSESRDE
- the cas7e gene encoding type I-E CRISPR-associated protein Cas7/Cse4/CasC; this encodes MTYPRFIQIHTLHSYSAALLNRDDSGMAKRLPMGDAIRTRISSQCLKRHWRVAEDRYALSTLGVPMAVRSRETLALVRDELVKNGVSEALAQTAVEALRFGGLLDKAGKPRKGDEAVKTGQAVLLGTAEINYLVERCTALAREHQDEDGLKAAVAAFLKSEAANIVALKHGSGLESALFGRMVTSDVLAQRDAAVYVAHAFTVHEAQVENDYFTVVDDLLREAGEQGSAGLFDTELASGLYYGYVVVDIPQLVANLEGIAASECFNASPDRRELAAQVVHHLLHLIATVSPGAKRGSTAPFGYANLMLVETGDWQPRSLSAAFETALPLKGHDIRNAAVDRIAQELKKHDAAYGALDRGFVALNPADIPNAKHFSLDKLANWVQTRIVKGA
- the cas5e gene encoding type I-E CRISPR-associated protein Cas5/CasD is translated as MRRHMLMRLRAPLVAFGGEAIDRYGVIRDFPALSMITGMIANALGWDRGECGKHDRLQTRLLMGTRLDNSGERLCDFQTAQISRKDSGWTWRGIPESRDGGEDTYKSPHLRYRDYHAGLDALVALRLEPADESPTLADIARALDRPQRPLFIGRKPCLPSTRVFAGFIDAEHVLDALLRAPLPPGTPDDAFRIQWPKDEGTVPEGKTEALDVCDERNWTSGVHGGWRPVLEMSAKRASFVEHPSISPEFSYDRA
- the cas6e gene encoding type I-E CRISPR-associated protein Cas6/Cse3/CasE; the protein is MTALNLIHCQPDPQKFGLWASRHGVLPSGGDLGYALHAALHAVFGPLAPKPFYYRDARAGLIAYSQHSAQALREASALCAAPELADALGLDAGPRSAGLNIRAFPTQWQAGRVLGFEVRVRPTRRRERVDEKKVSERADEKKARERDAFLVACSQRPEDDDLRREAVYAEWLNEQFRSTGAASLVEARMTRFQLRPVLRRTQAVSGDGTPRQSRSIDGPDAVFTGHLRVEESDAFARLLARGVGRHRAFGFGMLVLKPASIDG
- the cas1e gene encoding type I-E CRISPR-associated endonuclease Cas1e — translated: MLKGRLPLDTSRVPHGDRHGLLWLERGELSVIDGCLHFTSGQYVDQIPHQSVSMILLGPGGSVTHDALRLLARHGTVLAAVGASGVRSYTALPLMPDRSDVARRQAELWSSARRRLAVARHMYALRLGEVLPHRDLDTLRGIEGARVKTIYRLRAQQFGIDWNGRHYDRANPDAADLANQAINHAATAVQAAAAIAVQALAAVPQLGFIHEDSGQAFVLDIADLFRDDVTLSIAFAAVKQAERGAETIDRLVRREAARVFRKQQVIPAMIDRIKQVLRVDEKLEEADGAGRSGDA